A stretch of Eleutherodactylus coqui strain aEleCoq1 chromosome 2, aEleCoq1.hap1, whole genome shotgun sequence DNA encodes these proteins:
- the ALDH1A2 gene encoding retinal dehydrogenase 2, translating to MTSSKIEMPGEVKTDPAALMASLHLLPSPTTNLEVKHTKIFINNEWQSSESGKVFPVHNPATGEQICEVQEAEKADVDKAVRAARLAFSWGSVWRRMDASERGRLLDKLADLVERERAILATLESLNAGKPFLQSFYVDLQGVIKTFRYYAGWADKIHGMTIPADGDYFTFTKHEPIGVCGQIIPWNFPLLMFAWKIAPALCCGNTVVIKPAEQTPLTALYMGALIKEAGFPPGVVNILPGYGPTAGAAITSHPGIDKVAFTGSTEVGKLIQEAAGKSNLKRVTLELGGKSPNIIFADADLDYAVEQAHQGVFFNQGQCCTAGSRTFVEDSIYDEFVRRSVERAKRRIVGSPFDPTTEQGPQTDKKQYNKILDMIQSGVTEGAKLECGGKPLGRKGFFIEPTVFSNVTDNMRIAKEEIFGPVQQILRFKTMEEAIERANNSDFGLVAAVFTNDINKALTVSSAMQAGTVWINCYNALNAQSPFGGYKMSGNGREMGEYGLREYTEAKTVTIKIPQKNS from the exons ATTTTTATAAATAATGAATGGCAGAGTTCAGAAAGTGGGAAGGTGTTTCCAGTCCACAATCCAGCTACTGGGGAACAGATATGTGAAGTTCAAGAAGCTGAGAAG GCCGATGTGGACAAAGCAGTAAGAGCTGCCCGCTTGGCCTTTTCCTGGGGTTCTGTATGGAGAAGAATGGATGCATCAGAAAGGGGGAGACTCCTGGATAAACTGGCTGATTTGGTTGAAAGAGAAAGGGCTATCCTTGCT ACACTTGAATCCCTAAATGCTGGCAAGCCCTTTCTACAATCTTTTTATGTGGATCTTCAAGGCGTGATTAAAACATTTCGGTATTATGCTGGCTGGGCAGACAAGATACATGGCATGACCATCCCAGCGG ATGGGGATTACTTTACATTTACAAAACATGAACCTATCGGAGTGTGTGGACAGATCATCCCG TGGAACTTTCCTCTTCTGATGTTTGCATGGAAGATTGCACCAGCTCTGTGCTGTGGAAACACTGTAGTAATTAAACCAGCTGAACAGACACCCCTCACTGCACTCTACATGGGAGCTCTCATCAAGGAG GCTGGGTTTCCACCAGGAGTTGTTAATATTTTGCCAGGATATGGTCCAACTGCAGGCGCAGCAATAACTTCTCACCCTGGCATAGATAAAGTTGCATTCACTGGGTCTACAGAG GTAGGAAAGCTGATTCAAGAAGCTGCAGGGAAAAGCAACCTTAAAAGAGTGACTCTTGAATTAGGCGGGAAAAGTCCCAACATTATATTTGCAGATGCCGATT TGGACTATGCTGTGGAACAGGCACACCAAGGGGTCTTTTTCAACCAAGGCCAGTGTTGTACTGCAGGCTCACGAACATTTGTGGAAGACTCGATTTATGATGAGTTTGTTCGGAGGAGTGTTGAACGTGCAAAGAGGAGAATAGTTGGGAGTCCTTTTGATCCAACAACAGAACAAGGCCCACAG aCTGACAAGAAGCAATATAATAAAATCCTGGATATGATTCAGTCTGGTGTTACTGAAGGTGCCAAATTGGAATGTGGTGGTAAACCTCTAGGAAGGAAGGGTTTCTTCATAGAGCCAACAGTCTTTTCTAATGTGACAGATAACATGAGGATTGCAAAGGAGGAG ATATTTGGACCAGTACAACAAATACTAAGGTTTAAAACCATGGAAGAAGCTATAGAACGAGCCAACAATTCTGACTTTGGCCTAGTTGCAGCAGTATTTACAAATGATATCAACAAGGCCCTTACAGTGTCATCAGCAATGCAAGCTGGAACTGTGTG GATAAACTGCTACAATGCCTTAAATGCCCAGAGTCCATTTGGAGGATACAAAATGTCTGGAAACGGGAGGGAAAT gggaGAGTATGGACTACGAGAATACACAGAAGCAAAAACAGTCACCATAAAGATCCCACAGAAGAATTCCTAA